CCTAAAACAGAAATTAAAGAAAATAAAATCTCTTCAGGCGCAGATATAACCTTAAAGCTTGAAAAAGCCCCAAAAATAATAGTTGAAGTAAAGAAAATAAATCCTGAAATATTCCTTGTAGGTTTTAAAGCTGAATACGATCTTTCACGAGATGAATTAATTGAATCAGCACGAAAAAGGGCTGAAGAATCTAATATTGACCTTATGGTTGCAAATGATGTTGCAATTGAAGGTGCTGGTTTTGGTGAGGATAAAAATCAGGTTATTTTAATTGATGATGAAATTACTGATGTTCCTTTGAGTTCTAAAAAGGAAGTTGCTGAGCGGGTTATTGATAAGATTATTTTTAAACTTTAATTTTTAAAATAGTTATTCTTTCTTTTCCTCTTCCTCAATTACTATTGCTCCCTGATATCCACAATCAAAACACTGCCATAACGACCAGTTTTGAGGAATTACCCATTTAATATTAGTAGAACCGCA
This genomic window from Methanobacterium sp. contains:
- a CDS encoding phosphopantothenoylcysteine decarboxylase codes for the protein PKTEIKENKISSGADITLKLEKAPKIIVEVKKINPEIFLVGFKAEYDLSRDELIESARKRAEESNIDLMVANDVAIEGAGFGEDKNQVILIDDEITDVPLSSKKEVAERVIDKIIFKL